Proteins from a genomic interval of Leptospira kanakyensis:
- a CDS encoding FecR domain-containing protein, with protein MNFQNFLIFSNLYRRKRWKETSAFFIGDPIRFPFSFYLFVFIILAHFSPISLSAESKQTIHPPEGDGITIIVEKGQTLSIISKTYLDDPRKWKELLKSNQIDNPNLIIPGMKLWIPKSLGKKPLADIQRYSGKTEVLKVSQKSSDWAGATLGEGLYAKDEVRTFKESEAQFLLLSGSRFEITENSHVIMEKGKSDTEPDELYLRKGRIRSLIQKKPSSNQRMFLLKTDSAVSEVRGTDFVTEVDSSGNTTLSCYEGLVAVTAENVTVNVASGFATFVEKGKPPLKPFTLPDPPKPKEE; from the coding sequence ATGAATTTTCAAAATTTCCTCATCTTTAGTAATCTGTATCGAAGGAAAAGGTGGAAGGAAACTTCCGCCTTTTTTATTGGGGATCCAATCCGGTTCCCTTTCTCTTTTTATCTTTTTGTTTTTATCATTTTAGCACACTTCTCTCCTATTTCACTTTCTGCAGAGTCCAAACAAACCATCCATCCACCAGAAGGTGATGGGATTACCATCATTGTGGAAAAAGGACAAACTCTCAGCATCATTTCCAAAACCTATTTAGATGATCCGAGAAAATGGAAGGAACTTCTGAAATCCAACCAAATCGACAATCCCAATCTCATCATTCCTGGAATGAAATTATGGATTCCTAAAAGTTTGGGTAAAAAACCACTAGCTGACATCCAAAGATATTCAGGAAAAACAGAAGTTCTAAAAGTCTCGCAAAAAAGTTCTGATTGGGCAGGAGCCACACTCGGAGAAGGACTTTATGCCAAAGACGAAGTCAGGACTTTTAAAGAATCCGAGGCCCAGTTTCTTTTGTTATCGGGCTCACGGTTTGAAATTACAGAAAACAGCCACGTGATTATGGAAAAAGGAAAGTCTGATACAGAACCAGATGAACTTTACTTACGAAAAGGAAGGATTCGTTCCCTCATTCAGAAAAAACCATCATCTAACCAACGTATGTTTCTTCTAAAAACGGATTCGGCAGTTTCCGAAGTCCGGGGAACAGACTTTGTGACTGAGGTTGATTCCTCAGGAAACACAACTTTAAGTTGTTACGAAGGCCTTGTGGCTGTAACAGCCGAAAATGTAACTGTGAATGTTGCTTCCGGATTTGCTACCTTTGTAGAAAAAGGAAAACCTCCATTAAAACCATTTACTTTACCGGACCCACCAAAACCAAAAGAAGAATGA
- a CDS encoding (Fe-S)-binding protein — MDIGRILFHLLFTAFFVVANIVFVRAILYRLGLIFNGRPAFFNEDAKKNLNIGFRLKSFLINVVLQKKNFREPVRGIMHAFVFYGFLVYTIHTTSQMIAGVFGYVMDDPYKFALPEFLLGEAANHIYEQAVNYVSILVLTGLGFFAWRRWIKKAKGLDVHSPASAIVISMIATLMVTTLLGNGAKTVAATYFTHAGLIDGAIGSVWESIGVANSSADIVFQIMWWGHIITVFSFMLYVPTSKHAHLIFAPFNYFLATDTPKGQLSKLNLDDENAVWGSNRVEDFPWPNLLDGMSCIECGRCQVECPANRTGKVLNPKAIIVELKHQMLEKMPEVAAARAGKTPEEGAEAVAALDTGVINSHEGLSEEALWGCTTCYACVEACPVGNNQVNAIIEMRRHLVLAESKMSPELQKAFTNMENNSNPWGVGAHTRADWADGLGVKVLSEAEDKNVDVLYWVGCAGAFDERNKKISRDFVKIMQKAEVNFGILGTEEGCSGDSARRGGNEYLYQTLAQTNVDTINGYGIKKIVTACPHCYNTIKNEYPQFGGNFEVIHHSEYINQLSKDGKIDVKVADDANTGKYTYHDSCYIGRYNNNYDNPRDVVKKVSGGKIEEAVDHHSKGLCCGAGGAQYWMEEHVDESNPESTRVNSKRTGQLLDTGATTIATACPFCITMITDGVKAAEKIDSVKVKDIAELVAENID; from the coding sequence ATGGATATCGGAAGAATACTCTTTCACCTATTATTCACAGCATTTTTCGTAGTGGCAAACATTGTCTTTGTCCGCGCCATCCTTTATAGGCTCGGACTGATCTTCAATGGTCGTCCTGCTTTCTTCAATGAAGATGCTAAAAAGAACCTAAATATCGGATTCCGTTTAAAGAGTTTTCTAATAAACGTAGTCCTCCAAAAGAAAAACTTCCGAGAACCAGTGCGCGGTATCATGCACGCGTTTGTTTTCTACGGATTTCTCGTGTACACCATCCACACAACAAGCCAAATGATTGCTGGTGTGTTTGGTTATGTAATGGATGATCCTTACAAATTTGCTCTTCCTGAATTTCTTTTGGGTGAAGCTGCCAATCATATCTACGAACAAGCAGTAAACTATGTTTCCATTCTTGTGTTAACTGGTCTTGGATTCTTTGCTTGGAGACGTTGGATTAAAAAGGCAAAGGGCCTTGATGTTCACTCTCCAGCTTCTGCTATTGTGATCAGTATGATTGCAACTCTTATGGTTACCACCTTACTTGGGAATGGTGCTAAGACTGTTGCGGCAACTTACTTCACTCATGCAGGTCTTATTGATGGAGCCATCGGATCCGTTTGGGAATCCATTGGTGTTGCAAACTCTTCTGCCGACATCGTTTTCCAAATTATGTGGTGGGGACATATCATCACTGTGTTCTCGTTTATGTTGTATGTTCCTACATCCAAACACGCTCACTTAATATTTGCTCCGTTTAACTACTTCCTTGCAACAGACACTCCTAAAGGCCAACTATCTAAACTCAATTTAGATGATGAAAATGCCGTTTGGGGATCAAACCGCGTAGAAGATTTCCCTTGGCCAAACCTACTCGATGGTATGTCTTGTATTGAATGTGGTCGTTGCCAAGTAGAATGCCCGGCTAACAGAACTGGAAAAGTTTTAAATCCTAAAGCGATCATTGTAGAACTCAAACACCAAATGTTAGAGAAGATGCCAGAAGTTGCGGCTGCTCGTGCAGGCAAAACTCCTGAAGAAGGTGCTGAGGCAGTTGCTGCTTTAGACACGGGAGTCATCAACTCACACGAAGGTTTAAGTGAAGAAGCACTTTGGGGATGTACTACTTGTTATGCGTGTGTTGAAGCATGCCCTGTGGGAAACAACCAAGTAAATGCCATCATTGAAATGCGCCGTCACTTAGTTCTTGCAGAATCAAAAATGAGTCCTGAACTTCAAAAAGCCTTCACAAACATGGAAAACAATTCCAATCCATGGGGTGTGGGAGCTCATACAAGAGCAGACTGGGCTGATGGACTTGGTGTTAAAGTTCTTTCAGAAGCAGAAGACAAAAACGTGGACGTACTCTACTGGGTAGGTTGTGCGGGTGCTTTTGATGAAAGAAACAAAAAGATCTCTCGTGACTTTGTTAAAATCATGCAAAAGGCTGAAGTAAACTTTGGAATCCTTGGAACCGAAGAAGGTTGTTCTGGAGATTCGGCTCGCCGCGGTGGTAACGAATACCTCTACCAAACTCTAGCGCAAACAAACGTAGACACTATCAACGGTTACGGAATTAAAAAAATCGTGACTGCTTGTCCACACTGCTACAACACAATCAAAAACGAATATCCACAATTTGGTGGAAACTTCGAAGTCATCCACCACTCGGAATACATCAACCAACTCTCTAAAGATGGTAAAATTGATGTGAAAGTGGCTGATGATGCAAACACAGGAAAATATACTTACCACGACTCTTGTTACATCGGTCGTTATAACAACAATTACGACAACCCTCGTGATGTTGTGAAAAAAGTATCCGGTGGAAAAATCGAAGAAGCAGTCGACCATCACTCCAAAGGACTTTGTTGTGGTGCGGGTGGTGCGCAGTACTGGATGGAAGAACATGTGGATGAATCCAACCCAGAAAGTACACGTGTGAATAGCAAACGTACAGGACAACTTCTGGATACGGGAGCCACTACCATTGCAACTGCTTGTCCATTCTGTATCACAATGATTACAGATGGTGTCAAAGCGGCTGAAAAAATTGATTCTGTAAAAGTAAAAGACATTGCAGAATTAGTTGCCGAAAACATCGACTAA